One part of the Caldisalinibacter kiritimatiensis genome encodes these proteins:
- a CDS encoding PDZ domain-containing protein, with the protein MKTIFEILNLSLLTLSQILINPIYWVVIAIVYVQYKRIGQMEKKILGTNKESNLKRVLSSTLAGVIGGLIGSIIILAIGITIDADDFKYMLILAILLMLIHPRFICFSYSGGIVSIASLVFEYPKINVSSVMAIVAVLHLVESLLILKDGDKSKVPIFMKMNNKIVGGFNMMRFWPIPFIVLIITAQSFEGSAVAMPDWWPLIRPDNITSNSNDLMCIMIPVMAALGYGDMAISDYPERKIKESSRNLILFSVILLILAIISSYVYVFKYIAALFSPLAHEFLIQYGRKKEKQGTPAFTPSNQGVKILDVLPDSTAEKMGFKSGDIIFRINGQEVNSKYDINSVLSYFPPYIWIDYYDSNGKIKTKDYTDYRNKIRNLGLLVVPRDSSYVFVVKEVDSLGLRLIKWIKNKIKRRS; encoded by the coding sequence ATGAAAACAATATTCGAAATTTTGAACCTATCTTTACTAACTTTATCTCAAATATTAATTAATCCTATCTATTGGGTAGTTATAGCAATTGTGTATGTTCAATATAAAAGAATAGGACAAATGGAAAAAAAGATATTAGGTACAAATAAAGAATCAAATTTAAAGAGGGTATTGAGTTCAACATTAGCTGGTGTTATAGGAGGTCTCATAGGAAGTATTATTATTTTAGCGATAGGTATAACGATAGATGCAGATGATTTTAAATACATGTTAATACTAGCAATATTATTAATGTTAATTCATCCTAGATTTATTTGTTTTTCCTATAGTGGAGGTATAGTGTCGATAGCTAGTTTAGTATTTGAATATCCTAAAATCAACGTTTCTAGTGTTATGGCAATTGTAGCAGTATTACATTTAGTTGAAAGTTTATTAATACTAAAAGATGGTGATAAGAGTAAGGTACCTATATTTATGAAAATGAATAATAAAATTGTTGGCGGCTTTAATATGATGAGGTTTTGGCCTATACCATTTATTGTTTTAATAATAACAGCACAATCCTTTGAAGGTTCAGCAGTAGCGATGCCAGATTGGTGGCCTCTTATTAGGCCTGATAATATAACTTCTAATAGTAACGATTTAATGTGCATTATGATACCAGTAATGGCTGCCTTAGGATATGGAGATATGGCTATATCTGATTATCCAGAAAGAAAAATTAAGGAATCATCTAGAAATCTAATTTTATTCAGTGTCATTCTTTTAATATTAGCTATAATTTCTTCTTATGTATATGTATTTAAATATATAGCTGCTTTGTTTTCACCATTAGCACATGAGTTTTTAATTCAATATGGTAGAAAAAAAGAAAAACAGGGAACTCCAGCATTTACCCCAAGTAATCAAGGGGTAAAGATTCTTGATGTACTTCCCGATAGTACAGCTGAGAAAATGGGCTTTAAGTCCGGTGATATAATCTTTAGAATAAATGGACAAGAAGTTAATAGTAAGTATGATATAAATAGCGTTTTATCTTATTTTCCACCTTATATATGGATAGACTATTATGACAGTAATGGTAAAATTAAAACTAAAGATTATACTGATTACAGGAATAAAATACGTAATTTAGGCTTACTCGTGGTACCTAGAGATTCTTCCTATGTTTTCGTTGTTAAAGAAGTTGATAGTTTAGGATTAAGATTAATAAAATGGATAAAAAATAAAATAAAAAGGAGGAGCTGA
- a CDS encoding S41 family peptidase, producing the protein MISKRKAAIGAIILIIITGITTFAFSNMIQITIGDKVFVTKEQRDEWVEINNKYNKLMALEDIIEENFLYEVNEQTLLEGALKGMFQALDDPYSVYMTKDEFADFMEHTRGTYSGIGIIVVPGEDNLITVVSPIEGTPGERAGIKTGDKIVKVNGKEFTADRMDEAVKVMKGKPGTKVEITILRKNKNGDNKFLDLEITREEIRQKTVKAKMLEGNIGYIRLVAFDEKTYGEFKNELDSLEKKNMKGIIIDLRNNPGGLLDQCQKITDELMGEGIIVYTETKKGEREEYKSDKEKIDVPLVLLVNGGSASASEILAGAIKDTNSGVLIGTKTFGKGIVQRIIPLKDGSGFKLTVSEYFTPSGVNIHGVGIEPDIVIELPDDVMNYGTEYLDEDIQLQKAIEVIKSKIK; encoded by the coding sequence ATGATATCAAAAAGAAAAGCTGCTATTGGAGCTATTATTTTAATTATTATAACTGGAATTACAACATTTGCATTTAGTAATATGATACAGATAACAATAGGAGATAAAGTATTTGTAACTAAGGAACAGAGAGACGAATGGGTTGAAATAAACAATAAATATAATAAATTGATGGCTTTAGAGGACATTATTGAAGAAAATTTTTTATATGAGGTTAATGAACAAACATTATTAGAAGGCGCTCTGAAAGGAATGTTTCAAGCTCTAGATGACCCATACTCTGTATATATGACAAAAGATGAATTTGCAGATTTTATGGAGCATACTAGAGGTACGTATAGTGGTATAGGAATTATTGTAGTTCCAGGCGAGGATAATTTAATTACAGTTGTATCGCCAATAGAAGGTACCCCAGGAGAAAGAGCAGGCATAAAAACAGGAGATAAGATTGTAAAAGTAAATGGGAAAGAATTTACAGCTGATAGAATGGATGAAGCTGTAAAAGTTATGAAGGGTAAACCAGGTACAAAAGTAGAAATCACTATTTTAAGAAAAAATAAAAATGGAGATAATAAGTTTTTAGACCTAGAAATAACTAGAGAGGAAATAAGGCAGAAAACAGTTAAAGCTAAAATGTTAGAAGGAAATATTGGATATATAAGATTAGTAGCTTTTGATGAAAAAACTTATGGAGAATTTAAAAATGAATTAGATTCCTTAGAAAAGAAGAATATGAAAGGAATAATAATAGATTTAAGAAATAATCCAGGTGGGCTTTTAGACCAATGTCAAAAAATAACTGATGAGCTTATGGGAGAAGGTATTATAGTTTATACAGAAACTAAAAAGGGAGAAAGAGAAGAATATAAATCTGATAAAGAAAAGATAGATGTACCATTAGTTTTACTTGTTAATGGAGGTAGTGCTAGTGCATCAGAGATACTAGCTGGTGCTATTAAAGATACAAATTCGGGGGTTTTAATAGGTACAAAAACTTTTGGAAAGGGTATAGTTCAAAGAATTATACCACTTAAAGATGGTTCAGGCTTTAAGTTGACTGTTTCAGAATATTTTACACCTAGTGGAGTTAACATTCATGGTGTAGGTATTGAGCCTGATATAGTTATTGAGTTACCAGATGATGTAATGAATTATGGTACTGAATATTTAGATGAAGATATACAATTACAAAAGGCAATTGAAGTAATAAAAAGTAAAATAAAATAA